One genomic region from Knoellia sp. p5-6-4 encodes:
- the truB gene encoding tRNA pseudouridine(55) synthase TruB, giving the protein MPVADGLLVVDKPAGWTSHDVVGRARRLCGTRRVGHAGTLDPMATGVLVLGVNKATRLLTFLVGCDKTYTATIRLGQSTITDDAEGEVTASTPADRVTAGALRGAVLALTGDIEQVPSAVSAIKVKGERSYARVRAGEDVELAARPVTVHRFDVLETRRAEADGVPVLDVDVEVEVSSGTYVRALARDLGAALGVGGHLTALRRTRVGSFTLEQAHTLDELAAAAERDEVPLLPLADAARGGFTARELSETEARAVGYGQRIASAPPGRREPVAAFGPDGTLVAMLDETGLKARALVVFAPAGS; this is encoded by the coding sequence ATGCCCGTCGCTGACGGCCTCCTCGTCGTCGACAAGCCCGCCGGCTGGACCAGCCACGACGTCGTCGGCCGGGCCCGGCGGCTCTGCGGCACCCGCCGCGTCGGGCATGCCGGCACGCTCGACCCGATGGCGACCGGCGTGCTCGTGCTGGGGGTCAACAAGGCCACCCGGCTGCTGACCTTCCTCGTCGGCTGCGACAAGACCTACACCGCCACCATCCGGCTCGGCCAGAGCACCATCACCGACGACGCGGAGGGCGAGGTCACTGCATCGACCCCGGCCGACCGCGTCACCGCCGGTGCGCTGCGGGGCGCCGTGCTCGCCCTCACCGGCGACATCGAGCAGGTGCCGAGCGCCGTGAGCGCCATCAAGGTCAAGGGCGAGCGGTCCTACGCCCGCGTCCGCGCCGGCGAGGACGTCGAGCTGGCCGCCCGTCCGGTGACGGTCCACCGCTTCGACGTGCTCGAGACCCGTCGGGCCGAGGCCGACGGCGTGCCGGTGCTCGACGTCGACGTCGAGGTGGAGGTGTCCTCGGGTACCTACGTGCGGGCCCTCGCCCGCGACCTCGGGGCCGCGCTCGGGGTGGGCGGCCACCTCACCGCGCTGCGGCGCACCCGCGTCGGCTCCTTCACCCTCGAGCAGGCCCACACCCTCGACGAGCTTGCGGCCGCGGCCGAGCGCGACGAGGTGCCGCTGCTGCCGCTCGCCGACGCCGCCCGGGGCGGGTTCACAGCCCGCGAGCTGAGCGAGACCGAGGCCCGCGCGGTGGGCTACGGGCAGCGCATCGCCTCGGCGCCGCCCGGGCGCCGGGAGCCGGTCGCGGCCTTCGGGCCGGACGGCACGTTGGTGGCGATGCTGGACGAGACCGGGCTGAAAGCCCGGGCGCTCGTCGTGTTCGCCCCCGCGGGTTCGTAG
- a CDS encoding bifunctional riboflavin kinase/FAD synthetase: protein MHRWTDPTQTPESLRPCVATFGNFDGVHRGHRAVLGRLLEEGARLGLPSVAVTFDPHPAALFHREQGLPLITPDSLRDDLLADIGLDGLLVLEFTHEFADQTAEDYVRHTFVEALQARALVVGQDTRGFGRGYTGDVDLLRELGERHGFEVVVVSDQGDLGDAGHHRWSSTGVREHLAAGRVAAAADVLGRPHQVVGTVVHGAHRGRDLGYPTANLDQDALGMVPADGVYAGWLTRLDLPAGDVERTLPAAISVGTNPTFDGTIRTVEAYVLDRDDLDLYDERVSVEFVEHIRPTLRFDSVDELLTAMAGDVERCRQVLTTVVPS from the coding sequence GTGCACCGCTGGACCGACCCCACCCAGACCCCCGAGTCGCTGCGCCCCTGCGTCGCGACGTTCGGAAACTTCGACGGGGTCCACCGGGGCCACCGGGCCGTGCTCGGGCGCCTGCTCGAGGAGGGGGCCCGGCTGGGCCTGCCGTCGGTCGCAGTCACGTTCGACCCGCACCCTGCCGCGCTGTTCCACCGTGAGCAGGGGCTGCCCCTGATCACTCCCGACTCGCTGCGCGACGACCTCCTCGCCGACATCGGCCTCGACGGCCTGCTGGTGCTGGAGTTCACCCACGAGTTCGCCGACCAGACCGCCGAGGACTACGTCCGCCACACCTTCGTCGAGGCGCTCCAGGCCAGGGCGCTCGTGGTCGGGCAGGACACGCGCGGGTTCGGCAGGGGCTACACCGGCGACGTCGACCTGTTGCGCGAGCTGGGGGAGAGGCACGGCTTCGAGGTCGTGGTCGTCAGCGACCAGGGCGACCTCGGCGACGCGGGCCACCACCGCTGGTCCTCCACCGGAGTGCGCGAGCACCTCGCCGCCGGCCGGGTGGCCGCCGCGGCCGACGTGCTCGGCCGGCCCCACCAGGTCGTCGGCACCGTGGTGCACGGCGCCCACCGCGGGCGCGACCTCGGTTACCCGACGGCGAACCTCGACCAGGACGCCCTCGGCATGGTGCCGGCCGACGGGGTGTATGCCGGGTGGCTGACCCGGCTGGACCTGCCCGCCGGAGACGTCGAGCGCACCCTGCCCGCCGCCATCTCGGTCGGCACGAACCCCACCTTCGACGGCACCATCCGCACCGTCGAGGCGTACGTCCTCGACCGCGACGACCTCGACCTCTACGACGAGCGGGTCTCGGTCGAGTTCGTCGAACACATCAGGCCGACGCTGCGCTTCGACTCCGTCGACGAGCTGCTCACGGCCATGGCAGGGGACGTCGAGCGGTGCCGCCAGGTGCTGACCACCGTCGTCCCGTCCTGA
- the rbfA gene encoding 30S ribosome-binding factor RbfA: MADAGRARKIADRIKVLIAANVERIVKDPDLGFVTITDVRVTNDLQHASVFYTVFGDEAQRAKTAALLEKNKGRLRSFVGGQISIRLTPTLEFFADAIPETAAHLEDLLREAKERDAAVAAAAAEAKYAGDADPYKKPSEEGDVDDTVWDTADLDGDADARR; this comes from the coding sequence ATGGCTGACGCAGGACGCGCCCGCAAGATCGCCGACCGCATCAAGGTCCTCATCGCGGCGAACGTCGAGCGGATCGTCAAGGACCCCGACCTCGGCTTCGTCACCATCACCGACGTGCGGGTCACCAACGACCTCCAGCACGCCTCCGTCTTCTACACGGTGTTCGGCGACGAGGCGCAGCGCGCGAAGACCGCCGCCCTGCTGGAGAAGAACAAGGGACGGCTCCGCTCCTTCGTGGGCGGCCAGATCAGCATCCGGCTGACCCCGACCCTGGAGTTCTTCGCCGACGCCATCCCGGAGACCGCGGCCCACCTCGAGGACCTCCTGCGGGAGGCCAAGGAGCGCGACGCGGCCGTGGCCGCGGCTGCCGCCGAGGCGAAGTATGCCGGCGACGCCGACCCCTACAAGAAGCCCTCCGAGGAGGGCGACGTCGACGACACCGTGTGGGACACCGCCGACCTCGACGGCGACGCGGATGCCCGTCGCTGA